A region of the Kaistia geumhonensis genome:
TGCCTCCCGATCGGTTGCAGGCTGCTGGCGAATGCGCGGTCACGCGCTCGGAGCGGGTGGTGGCGCTGTTCGCGGTGCCCTCGCTCGCGGAGGCCGCAGCGCTTGCGGCGGCCGGTGCGGGCTCGCGACTGATCGCGCCACGACGCGTCTTCGGCGGCGCGACCTGCGCTCTCGCCACCGACGGCGCGGGGGGCTCATCGTGACCGTTCATTTCATCGGCGCCGGCCCGGGCGCCGCCGATCTCATCACCATCCGCGGCCGCGACCTCATCGCCCGCTGTCCGGTCTGCCTCTATGCCGGCTCGCTCGTACAGGCGGAGCTGCTCGCTTTCTGCCCCGAGGGCGCGCGGATCGTGAACACTGCGCCCCTCGATCTCGACGCCATCGAGGCGGAATTTCTCGCTGCCCATCGCGCCGGCCTCG
Encoded here:
- a CDS encoding cobalamin biosynthesis protein, which encodes MIVAGIGCRRGADRADVLAAIGEALAAASLTADEIDLVATAAEKGGEAGIAAAAAELGRPLVLVPPDRLQAAGECAVTRSERVVALFAVPSLAEAAALAAAGAGSRLIAPRRVFGGATCALATDGAGGSS